A stretch of Gossypium hirsutum isolate 1008001.06 chromosome A06, Gossypium_hirsutum_v2.1, whole genome shotgun sequence DNA encodes these proteins:
- the LOC107961940 gene encoding mavicyanin yields MTMVTKMVMVLVFMAANTGVKWVGAQVHHVVGGDRGWDPSFDVASWSSGRIFRVGDKICFPSSAAQESIVEVKSKDEYESCDVGNPIRIYTVGLDGIELDGEGIRYFMSSKPESCKKGLKLHVELMPLQSPEFPQTLSESDNSDWSIAAAPTTPSPSVQLYGNFPILSLGLLLCTSMAI; encoded by the exons ATGACAATGGTGACGAAGATGGTGATGGTTCTTGTTTTTATGGCAGCCAATACTGGTGTGAAATGGGTCGGAGCACAAGTGCATCACGTGGTCGGAGGTGACCGTGGCTGGGACCCTTCATTTGACGTTGCATCTTGGTCTTCCGGCAGGATCTTCAGGGTCGGAGACAAAATCT GTTTCCCCTCCTCTGCAGCACAGGAGAGCATCGTAGAGGTAAAGAGCAAGGATGAATATGAGTCGTGTGATGTAGGAAACCCCATAAGGATATATACAGTGGGCTTAGATGGCATCGAATTGGATGGGGAAGGGATTCGATACTTCATGAGCAGCAAGCCTGAGAGCTGCAAAAAGGGTCTAAAGCTACACGTGGAGTTAATGCCTTTGCAGAGCCCAGAATTCCCACAGACATTGTCAGAGTCAGACAACTCTGATTGGAGCATAGCCGCCGCGCCCACAACCCCTTCCCCATCAGTCCAGCTTTATGGGAACTTCCCAATTTTATCACTTGGGCTCTTGCTTTGCACTTCTATGGCTATTTAG